The following are from one region of the Microbacterium sp. cx-55 genome:
- a CDS encoding DeoR/GlpR family DNA-binding transcription regulator, with the protein MLAAARKDLLLARLRADGRIIAKELAAELGLSEDSIRRDLRELDAAGLAVRVYGGALPASPAVADYTARQTVATDSKQRVGRLAASLVEPGSTVLIDGGTTALEMVRAIDRTTDCTIITHSPTIAAALLDHAADVLILGGRLFKHSAVASGAAAVEATRAISADRFFLGVTGIHDTEGLTTGDADEAAMKRALAGRAAETFVLGSSEKIGAVSRYLVMPLDEVTAVLIDAADADSPTARALTAQGLDLRLSA; encoded by the coding sequence ATGCTGGCAGCCGCGCGCAAAGACCTGCTCCTCGCTCGACTGCGGGCCGACGGCCGCATCATCGCCAAGGAATTGGCGGCTGAACTGGGCCTCTCCGAAGACAGCATCCGGCGGGATCTGCGCGAACTCGACGCCGCCGGTCTCGCCGTCCGCGTCTACGGCGGGGCGCTGCCGGCGTCTCCCGCGGTCGCCGATTACACCGCGCGGCAGACCGTCGCCACCGACAGCAAGCAGCGCGTGGGCCGACTCGCCGCGTCGCTCGTCGAACCGGGCAGCACCGTGCTGATCGACGGCGGAACGACCGCGCTCGAGATGGTGCGCGCGATCGACCGGACGACCGACTGCACGATCATCACGCACAGCCCGACCATCGCCGCGGCCCTCCTCGACCACGCCGCCGACGTGCTCATCCTCGGCGGTCGCCTCTTCAAGCACTCCGCGGTCGCGAGCGGCGCGGCCGCGGTCGAGGCCACCCGCGCGATCAGCGCCGACCGTTTCTTCCTCGGCGTGACGGGCATCCACGACACGGAGGGGCTCACGACCGGCGACGCCGACGAAGCCGCCATGAAGCGCGCGCTCGCGGGCCGCGCTGCCGAAACGTTCGTGCTCGGCAGCAGCGAGAAGATCGGCGCGGTGTCGCGCTATCTCGTGATGCCGCTGGACGAGGTGACCGCCGTCCTCATCGATGCGGCGGATGCGGACTCCCCCACGGCCCGGGCACTCACGGCCCAGGGCCTCGACCTCCGTCTCTCCGCCTGA
- a CDS encoding DUF4406 domain-containing protein — MTKPLMILIAGPYASGTGGDPALMRQNLDRLEEAAWPIFRAGHIPMIGEWVALPVLSSAGATGPADPLAADVMYPVAHRLLQHCDAVLRLPGDSVGADKDVEIALERGLPVYRSLAEVPGV, encoded by the coding sequence ATGACCAAACCTCTCATGATTCTGATCGCTGGACCATACGCATCGGGGACGGGCGGGGATCCCGCGCTGATGCGGCAGAACCTCGACCGACTCGAGGAGGCGGCGTGGCCGATCTTCCGGGCGGGTCACATTCCGATGATCGGCGAGTGGGTGGCGCTTCCCGTGCTGTCGAGCGCGGGAGCCACCGGGCCGGCCGATCCGCTGGCCGCCGACGTCATGTACCCCGTCGCGCACCGGCTGCTGCAGCACTGCGACGCGGTGCTGCGCCTGCCGGGCGACTCGGTCGGTGCCGACAAGGACGTCGAGATCGCGCTCGAGCGCGGACTGCCCGTGTACCGCTCGCTCGCCGAGGTTCCGGGCGTCTGA
- a CDS encoding GlsB/YeaQ/YmgE family stress response membrane protein yields the protein MGFFGFLLLGLIAGAIAKLILPGKQGGGWFITLLLGVVGALLGGWLGSVLFNAPLEEFFSIQTWLLAIGGSIVVLLIYGLIFGRKNRSRA from the coding sequence ATGGGCTTCTTCGGATTCCTGCTCCTCGGTCTCATCGCCGGCGCCATCGCCAAGCTCATCCTGCCGGGTAAGCAGGGTGGCGGCTGGTTCATCACTCTGCTCCTCGGCGTCGTCGGCGCCCTGCTCGGCGGATGGCTCGGCAGCGTGCTGTTCAACGCGCCGCTCGAGGAGTTCTTCTCGATCCAGACCTGGCTGCTCGCGATCGGTGGTTCGATCGTCGTGCTGCTGATCTACGGCCTCATCTTCGGTCGCAAGAACCGCAGCCGGGCGTAA
- a CDS encoding oxygenase MpaB family protein, translating into MPLRAKLLTALAGDPDGTPAWVRELAEGDDTGYFAEDGAAWTVHGGLATMVAGIRALLIQALHPGAMAGVHDWSRFREDPLGRLSGTVRWIIVATYGSKTQTHAEVARIGRFHSRVEGDYTGGDGSARTYTAGDGDLVTWVHLVFADAFLGAHETWGGPIPGGADAYVAEWATAGTLMRVAAPPRTAAELRAQMQAFADRGELRRDERVDEVVRFLRQPPFTGMMAVAYRVLFAAAVASLPTKWRRMLGLRRSIFPVVTLTRVVLAVSARALGSGPRAQDFARQRLRRLERDAQPGR; encoded by the coding sequence CTGCCGCTTCGGGCCAAGCTCCTCACCGCGCTCGCGGGCGATCCCGACGGCACGCCCGCGTGGGTACGGGAGCTGGCGGAAGGCGACGACACGGGCTACTTCGCGGAGGACGGCGCCGCGTGGACGGTGCACGGCGGGCTCGCGACCATGGTCGCCGGCATCCGTGCCCTGCTCATCCAGGCGCTGCATCCGGGCGCCATGGCGGGCGTGCACGACTGGTCGCGTTTCCGTGAGGACCCGCTCGGCCGACTCAGCGGCACCGTGCGTTGGATCATCGTCGCGACCTACGGGTCGAAGACGCAGACGCACGCGGAGGTCGCCCGGATCGGCCGCTTCCACTCCCGCGTCGAGGGCGACTACACCGGCGGCGACGGATCGGCGCGCACCTACACCGCCGGAGACGGCGACCTCGTGACCTGGGTGCACCTCGTCTTCGCGGATGCGTTCCTCGGCGCGCACGAGACCTGGGGCGGGCCGATTCCGGGCGGGGCCGACGCCTACGTCGCCGAGTGGGCCACCGCGGGAACCCTCATGCGAGTAGCTGCCCCTCCCCGCACGGCGGCCGAGCTTCGGGCGCAGATGCAGGCGTTCGCCGACCGCGGCGAGCTCCGCCGCGACGAACGTGTGGACGAAGTCGTGCGCTTCCTTCGCCAGCCGCCGTTCACCGGGATGATGGCGGTCGCGTACCGCGTGCTGTTCGCCGCGGCGGTGGCGAGCCTGCCGACGAAGTGGCGACGGATGCTGGGGCTGCGCCGCTCGATCTTCCCCGTCGTGACCCTCACCCGGGTGGTGCTGGCGGTGTCGGCGCGGGCACTCGGGTCGGGTCCGCGAGCGCAGGACTTCGCCCGGCAGCGGCTGCGCCGGCTCGAGCGGGACGCGCAGCCCGGCCGCTGA
- the rplM gene encoding 50S ribosomal protein L13, with product MTRTYTPKAGEAQREWLIIDATDVVLGRLASHAAALLRGKHKATFAPHIDMGDFVIIINAEKVALTGQKLEKKKAYRHSGYPGGLKSITYDELLTKNPERAVEKAVRGMLPKNSIGAQQLRKLKVYRGAEHPHGAQQPTTYTLDQVAQ from the coding sequence GTGACGCGCACTTACACCCCCAAGGCTGGCGAAGCCCAGCGCGAGTGGCTCATCATCGACGCGACCGACGTCGTGCTCGGCCGCCTCGCCTCGCACGCTGCCGCGCTTCTGCGCGGCAAGCACAAGGCGACGTTCGCTCCCCACATCGACATGGGCGACTTCGTCATCATCATCAACGCCGAGAAGGTGGCCCTGACGGGTCAGAAGCTCGAGAAGAAGAAGGCCTACCGTCACTCGGGTTACCCGGGCGGACTGAAGTCGATCACGTACGACGAGTTGCTCACGAAGAACCCCGAGCGTGCCGTCGAGAAGGCTGTCCGCGGAATGCTGCCCAAGAACAGCATCGGCGCCCAGCAGCTTCGCAAGCTCAAGGTCTACCGCGGCGCCGAGCACCCTCACGGTGCGCAGCAGCCCACGACCTACACCCTCGACCAGGTCGCCCAGTAA
- the rpsI gene encoding 30S ribosomal protein S9 gives MANLEESTDSNYSTETPADLETAEAVRPVLSVPGAAVGRRKQAIARVRIVPGSGNITINGRTFEDYFPNKLHQQLVTDPFTVLNLTDAYDVIARISGGGPSGQAGALRLGIARSLNGIDEENNRATLKKAGFLSRDARVKERKKAGLKKARKAPQYSKR, from the coding sequence GTGGCGAATCTCGAAGAATCCACCGACTCCAACTACTCCACCGAGACCCCGGCCGACCTGGAGACCGCGGAGGCCGTGCGCCCCGTTCTCTCGGTTCCCGGCGCTGCCGTCGGTCGTCGCAAGCAGGCCATCGCTCGCGTGCGCATCGTTCCCGGCTCGGGCAACATCACCATCAACGGCCGCACGTTCGAGGACTACTTCCCGAACAAGCTGCACCAGCAGCTCGTGACCGACCCCTTCACGGTGCTCAACCTCACCGACGCGTACGACGTGATCGCCCGCATCTCCGGCGGTGGCCCCTCGGGTCAGGCCGGCGCACTGCGTCTCGGCATCGCTCGTTCGCTGAACGGCATCGACGAAGAGAACAACCGCGCCACCCTCAAGAAGGCCGGCTTCCTCTCCCGTGACGCTCGCGTCAAGGAGCGCAAGAAGGCTGGTCTCAAGAAGGCGCGCAAGGCTCCTCAGTACTCGAAGCGCTGA
- the glmM gene encoding phosphoglucosamine mutase yields the protein MALFGTDGVRGLANGPLTADLALSLAQATAVVLGQGRSAEARRAAGKRLTAVVARDPRISGEFLSAAVAAGLASSGVDVLDAGVLPTPAAAFLIADIDADFGVMVSASHNPAPDNGIKIFARGGVKLPDAVEQRIEYAIAGQKLQPTGADVGRIRRFADAEDRYVLHLLQSLPHRLDGLHVVLDCAHGAAAGVSPETFRDAGAQVTVIGADPDGLNINDGVGSTHLDHLAEHVLRTGADLGIAHDGDADRCLAVTASGEKIDGDQIMAILAAAMQDRGVLRDDTLVATVMSNLGLHRAMTARGIRVVQTGVGDRYVLEAMDAGKYTLGGEQSGHVIMSEFATTGDGLLTGLHLMAEMARQGKSLAELASVMTVFPQVLLNVDGVDRTRVADAGVAEAVAEAEAELGDSGRVLLRASGTEPLVRVMVEAENVEDAQRIAERLADVVRTRLGL from the coding sequence ATGGCGTTGTTCGGTACGGACGGCGTGCGGGGGCTGGCGAACGGCCCCCTCACCGCCGATCTGGCGCTCTCCCTGGCCCAGGCGACTGCTGTCGTCCTGGGCCAGGGCCGTTCCGCCGAAGCGCGGCGCGCGGCAGGCAAACGGCTCACCGCCGTCGTCGCCCGCGACCCGCGCATCTCGGGGGAGTTCCTTTCGGCTGCGGTCGCGGCCGGCCTGGCATCCTCCGGTGTCGATGTGCTCGACGCCGGTGTGCTGCCGACGCCCGCCGCGGCGTTCCTCATCGCCGACATCGACGCGGACTTCGGTGTGATGGTCTCGGCCTCGCATAACCCCGCTCCCGACAACGGGATCAAGATCTTCGCGCGCGGTGGTGTCAAGCTCCCGGATGCGGTCGAGCAGCGCATCGAGTACGCGATCGCCGGCCAGAAACTCCAGCCGACGGGGGCCGACGTCGGCCGCATCCGTCGGTTCGCGGATGCCGAGGACCGGTACGTTCTGCACCTGCTCCAGTCGCTGCCGCACCGGCTCGACGGGCTCCACGTCGTGCTCGACTGCGCCCACGGCGCCGCCGCGGGCGTGTCGCCCGAGACGTTCCGCGACGCGGGCGCGCAGGTGACTGTGATCGGGGCCGACCCCGACGGACTGAACATCAACGACGGGGTCGGGTCGACCCACCTCGACCACCTCGCGGAGCACGTGCTGCGCACCGGTGCCGACCTCGGCATCGCGCACGACGGCGACGCCGACCGCTGCCTGGCGGTCACCGCATCCGGCGAGAAGATCGACGGCGATCAGATCATGGCGATCCTCGCCGCCGCGATGCAGGACCGCGGTGTGCTCCGCGACGACACGCTCGTGGCGACGGTCATGAGCAACCTCGGACTGCACCGTGCGATGACCGCGCGCGGCATCCGCGTCGTACAGACCGGCGTCGGCGATCGTTATGTGCTCGAGGCGATGGATGCGGGCAAGTACACGCTCGGCGGCGAACAGTCCGGCCACGTGATCATGAGCGAGTTCGCGACGACCGGTGACGGTCTGCTGACCGGCCTGCACCTCATGGCCGAGATGGCGCGGCAGGGTAAGTCCCTCGCCGAGCTGGCGTCGGTGATGACGGTGTTCCCGCAGGTGCTGTTGAACGTCGACGGCGTCGACCGCACCCGGGTCGCGGATGCGGGCGTCGCGGAGGCCGTGGCCGAAGCCGAAGCCGAGCTCGGCGACAGCGGACGCGTGCTGCTGCGCGCCTCCGGTACCGAGCCGCTCGTGCGCGTCATGGTCGAGGCCGAGAACGTCGAAGACGCCCAGCGCATCGCCGAGCGCCTCGCCGACGTCGTCCGCACGCGCCTCGGTCTGTAG
- a CDS encoding TetR family transcriptional regulator, with protein MLDAATVLLEEGGISVGLHHLNMEELIRRVGVPRSSAFAAFGGKDELLTALMLRLLEPDGPHALGYSPGSNDVAAATFTRHADRLVRADGTLDPEGAAEVMRESIRLSLARNVADTMQSTQWRTYMALSVSVESLPPVQRPRVQAALRAAETAFLQQMGELYRSVLEYLGRRPAEGVTYLHIAAVGASLVEGMASKRLIGVTDADSTVTRPGLDGEPVEWEVTALAFAAMLDGLTRPV; from the coding sequence GTGCTCGATGCCGCAACCGTTCTGCTCGAAGAAGGCGGCATTTCGGTCGGACTCCACCACCTCAACATGGAGGAGCTGATCCGACGGGTCGGCGTGCCCCGCAGCTCCGCGTTCGCCGCGTTCGGCGGCAAGGACGAACTGCTCACCGCGCTGATGCTGCGCCTGCTCGAACCCGACGGACCGCACGCGCTCGGTTACTCCCCCGGCTCGAACGACGTCGCCGCGGCGACGTTCACCCGCCACGCCGATCGCCTCGTGCGCGCGGACGGAACGCTGGATCCCGAGGGCGCCGCGGAGGTCATGCGCGAGTCGATCCGGCTTTCGCTCGCGCGAAACGTCGCCGACACGATGCAGTCGACGCAGTGGCGCACCTACATGGCCCTCTCGGTGTCGGTGGAGAGCCTTCCGCCCGTGCAGCGTCCGCGCGTGCAGGCGGCGCTGCGGGCCGCCGAGACGGCGTTCCTGCAGCAGATGGGCGAGCTCTACCGCTCGGTGCTCGAGTACCTCGGGCGGCGACCCGCGGAGGGCGTCACCTACCTGCACATCGCCGCCGTCGGCGCCTCGCTCGTGGAAGGCATGGCCAGCAAGCGCCTGATCGGCGTCACGGATGCGGACAGCACCGTCACCCGACCCGGACTCGACGGCGAACCCGTCGAGTGGGAGGTCACCGCGCTCGCCTTCGCCGCCATGCTCGACGGCCTCACCCGCCCCGTCTGA
- a CDS encoding Ppx/GppA phosphatase family protein: protein MRLGVLDIGSNTVHLLVADAHPGGRPLATTSRRTVLRLMRYLTPTGAISEPGIRALEDAVAEARAHARAEGVAELLATATSAVRDATNGTEVIRRIEDALGQPLQVLGGEDEARFTFLAVRRWFGWSAGQILLFDIGGGSLEIAAGADELPAAAASVPLGAGRMTVTFLPEDPPGEIAVDALRAHARETLAPIVATFRDQPTPDHVAGSSKAIRSLAKLAGYPVPGWSGSERLMLPRAALGSWIPRLARLPASARQELPGITADRTFQIVAGAVVLHTAMREFGIDELEVSPWALREGVLLRYLESLAWG from the coding sequence GTGCGTCTGGGCGTTCTCGACATCGGATCCAACACCGTGCACCTCCTGGTCGCTGATGCGCATCCGGGCGGTCGCCCGTTGGCGACGACGAGCCGTCGCACCGTCCTGCGCCTCATGCGCTATCTGACGCCGACCGGCGCGATCAGCGAGCCGGGCATCCGCGCGCTGGAGGATGCGGTCGCCGAAGCGCGCGCGCACGCCCGCGCCGAGGGGGTCGCCGAACTGCTCGCGACCGCCACATCCGCGGTCCGCGATGCCACGAACGGCACCGAGGTCATCCGCCGCATCGAAGACGCGCTGGGTCAACCGCTGCAGGTGCTCGGCGGCGAAGACGAAGCGCGGTTCACGTTCCTCGCGGTACGTCGCTGGTTCGGCTGGTCGGCGGGGCAGATCCTGTTGTTCGACATCGGCGGCGGCTCACTCGAGATCGCGGCTGGCGCCGACGAACTGCCCGCGGCGGCCGCATCCGTCCCCCTCGGTGCGGGGCGGATGACGGTGACGTTCCTGCCCGAGGATCCGCCCGGCGAGATCGCCGTCGATGCGCTCCGCGCCCACGCCCGCGAGACGCTGGCGCCGATCGTGGCGACGTTCCGCGATCAGCCGACGCCCGATCACGTCGCCGGGTCGTCGAAGGCGATCCGCTCGCTCGCGAAGCTCGCCGGTTACCCGGTGCCGGGCTGGTCGGGCAGCGAGCGGTTGATGCTTCCGCGGGCGGCACTCGGCTCGTGGATCCCGCGTCTCGCGCGGCTGCCCGCATCCGCCCGCCAGGAACTGCCGGGCATCACGGCCGACCGCACGTTCCAAATCGTGGCCGGCGCGGTCGTCTTGCACACGGCGATGCGCGAGTTCGGCATCGATGAGCTCGAAGTGAGTCCGTGGGCGCTCCGCGAGGGCGTGCTGCTGCGCTACCTGGAGAGCCTGGCCTGGGGATGA